The proteins below come from a single Chryseobacterium bernardetii genomic window:
- the recA gene encoding recombinase RecA, which translates to MSNIDDKKKALALVLDKLDKTYGKGTVMTLGDESIDNTVEVIPSGSLGLDIALGIGGYPKGRIIEIYGPESSGKTTLTLHAIAEAQKAGGIAAFIDAEHAFDRTYAAKLGIDLENLIISQPDNGEQALEIADNLIRSGAIDIVVIDSVAALTPKAEIEGEMGDSKMGLHARLMSQALRKLTATISRTKCTVIFINQLREKIGVMFGNPETTTGGNALKFYASVRIDIRKASAPIKQGDEAIGSRVKVKIVKNKVAPPFKQAEFDIMYGEGVSKVGEILDTAVDMGIVKKSGSWFSYEETKLGQGRDAVKDVLRDNPDLAEELENKIKEELKNK; encoded by the coding sequence ATGAGTAACATTGATGATAAGAAAAAAGCACTTGCGTTGGTGCTTGACAAACTAGATAAAACATACGGAAAGGGAACGGTTATGACTTTAGGCGATGAGTCTATAGACAACACAGTAGAAGTTATTCCTTCCGGATCTTTAGGATTAGATATCGCATTAGGTATAGGAGGATATCCAAAAGGAAGAATCATTGAAATATATGGTCCTGAATCTTCAGGTAAAACAACATTAACACTTCACGCTATTGCTGAAGCTCAGAAAGCAGGTGGTATCGCAGCATTCATTGATGCAGAGCACGCTTTCGACAGAACGTATGCCGCAAAATTAGGAATTGATTTAGAAAACCTTATCATTTCTCAACCGGACAACGGAGAACAGGCATTAGAAATTGCTGATAACCTGATCCGTTCAGGAGCAATTGACATTGTTGTTATTGACTCGGTTGCGGCTCTTACTCCAAAAGCGGAGATTGAAGGAGAAATGGGAGATTCTAAAATGGGTCTTCACGCAAGATTAATGTCTCAGGCATTAAGAAAATTAACCGCTACTATTTCAAGAACGAAGTGTACTGTAATCTTCATTAACCAGTTAAGAGAAAAAATCGGTGTAATGTTCGGTAACCCGGAAACAACTACCGGTGGTAACGCTCTTAAATTTTATGCTTCTGTAAGAATTGATATCAGAAAAGCAAGTGCACCCATCAAACAAGGTGACGAAGCTATCGGAAGCCGTGTGAAAGTAAAGATTGTAAAAAACAAAGTAGCTCCACCTTTCAAACAGGCAGAATTTGATATTATGTATGGTGAAGGAGTTTCTAAAGTTGGGGAAATCCTTGATACTGCAGTTGATATGGGAATTGTAAAGAAAAGCGGTTCTTGGTTCAGCTACGAAGAGACTAAACTTGGCCAGGGACGTGATGCTGTAAAAGATGTTTTAAGAGACAATCCTGATCTTGCCGAAGAATTAGAGAACAAGATCAAAGAAGAGTTGAAAAACAAATAA